The genomic interval CGGCATTTTCGTAAGCTGTGGCATATTAATAATCTCTTGCACCTTTAATATAGGGATTGTGTATTCGTTGTTATTCATTATAAAACCTATATATTGCATAAGCCCCTCCTCTTCTATTTTAATTTTCTTTTTCTTTTTATCTGAGTGTCATGAATTTCTGTGTTGTCCCTATGAGCAATTAACTCTTCCCTGATTTCCTTCACATCTTGCTTTAATACAGTTACATCTTGTTTTAATGCAGATACATCTTGTTTTAATGCAGATACATCTTGCTTTAGAAATTTTACATCTTTTTTAATCTCATCCTGAACATCTATAACAAATCCAAGTTTATATTGGAAGTCCTCGCTAAGGATACCCATATATCTCTTAATATCATTTCTGAATTCTTCTAAATCTTTTTTTGTAATATATTCATCCATAGCAATCCTCTTTAACAAAAATTATTTATTTGCTTGTTCTAAATATTCCCCTTGAAATCACAGCAAGGTCAAGGATTAAAACAACCTTTCCATCACCTGTAATTGTTGCACCAAGAATCCCACACTCCTCTGATTCTATGCCATTGATAGTCTTTATGACAATCTCTTCTTGACCTAACAACTCATCAACTGATATACAGAATCTCCTATCTCCAACTGTGGCAACAAGTACATAACTATTATCATGATCTATCTCTGACTTCCTTCTCACACCTAATACATCAGACATTTCAAACATTGGCAGGACCTTGCCTCGTATGGTCAATACCCGTTGCCCTGTTACATCCTTTATATCGCTCTTTTTTACCCTGAGAGTCTCTTCTATCATTGACTGTGGTATTGCATAATATTCATCGCCTATCCTAACCATCATTGCCTGAAGTATTGCAAGTGTAAGCGGTAAGCTTATTTTAAATGTACTACCAACATCCTTTTTTGTAATCACCTCAACATATCCGTTCAGTTTTGCAACATTTGTCTTTACAACATCCATTCCAACGCCGCGGCCACTCAGTTCTGTGGAAACCTCCTTTGTAGAAAATCCAGGCAAAAATATAAGGTTTATTGCAGCATCATCAGACATCCTCTGCGACTCTTCCTCTGTTATCAGACCCTTTGACAATGCCTTTTTCTTGACAGATTCTACATCTATGCCCTTTCCATCATCAGATACCTCTATAACAATCATTGTGCCCTTCTGATAAGCACTTATAATTATTCTGCCTTTTGGTGGTTTTCCTTTGGCCTGTCTTTTTTCAGGAGACTCTATGCCATGGTCTATTGAATTCCTTATGATATGCACAAGGGGATCGCCGATATTTTCTATGACTGTCTTGTCAACCTCTGTATCTTCACCAAATATCTCTAAATCAATATCCTTGCCCAAATTCCTTGATAAATCCCTAACCATTCTCGGAAACTTGCCAAAGACCTTCTGAATTGGCTGCATTCTCATCTTCATTACAGCAAGCTGTAAATCTGATGTAACCCTATCAAGAAATCCTGTTGTCTCCAGAAGACCATCCACATGGGGGTCGCCTGAATAACTCATGTCAAGTTTAGAAGCAAGATTAAGCAACCTATTTCTTGCAAGCACAATTTCTCCTGCAAGGTCCATTACCTTATCTATTCTTGATACATCAACTCTTAGAGTAGAAACAACCTCCCTTTCTTTTGTTATCTGCTCGACCACAGGCTCATGTTGAGATTTCGGTTTAGGTTTAGGTTGAGGTTTAGGTTCGGATTTCTCCTCAACCTTAACTTCAACTTTTTCTTCTATCTCTTTCCCTTTATCTTCTACCTTTTCTACCTTAACCTCAATTTGTCTTTCTTCCTCAACCTCTGCCTTTTCCTGAATCACTCCTCCTGCAGCCGCTGTTTCTAATGCAGAATCAAGAGCCTTTAAAAGTTCTGATGTATCTTCTTCTATGCCATCTTTAAGTTTTATATGAAATATAAGGAGCCTCAAGGTATCCACACTTTTGAGAATCACATCCATCATTTCTCTTGAAAGTGCTACTTCACCATCGCGAAGCCTTTTCATGATACTCTCTGCCCTGTGAGCAACATCCACAATCTGCTGGAACCCAAGAAATCCTGCAGCACCTTTAAGGGTATGCATCCCGCGAAATATCTCATTGAGGATATCTTTATCATATCCCTTTGTCTCCAACTCCACAAACATCGGGTCAATCTTTTCTAAAGTCTCTTCTGCCTCTGTAACAAATTCATTTATTATTTCATCCATCTCATCAGCCATGTCTGCCCCCTTTTTAGCTCATAATTAATTGCTGATAACTTAAGATTTTTGTGATAAGCTATCAGTTAAAAGCTAATACTCTATAATCATCCCGCTTTAAGAGATGTTTTCTTTTCTGCTATTTTTTCGAGTTTTTCTTTCAACACTTCGGCTGTAAATGGTTTAACAATGTAATTATCAACCCCTGCCTTTATTGCCTCGATAACCTTTTCTTTTTCTGCTTCAGCAGTTACCATGAGGAATGGTATATTTTTAAGTGGTTCAGCCTCCTGCCTTACATTCCTCAGGAGGTCTATTCCTTCCATATTCGGCATATTCCAGTCTGATACCACAAGTCCATAATTCCCGCTTCTCAGCTTATTAAGTGCCTGTGCTCCATCTTCTGCCTCATCTATATTTTCAAAACCTATCTGTTTTAAAAGATTTTTAACTATCCTCCTCATAGTTGGAAAGTCGTCTACCACAAGAACCTTAATGCCAAAATTAAACATTACCCTCACCTCCTGTACTAAACATCTTTTTAAGTATTCTCTTTATGCTTTCATTTATCTGGTCAGCATTGGTTGGTTTGACAAGATAATCATCTACACCAGCTTCAAATGCCCTTTTTTTCTCATCCTCGTCAGCTTCTGTGGTAATCATAACAATAGGAATACTATTCAGGGTTGGGTCAGATTTCAGATTTCTTGTAAACTCTATTCCATCCATATAAGGCATGTTCATGTCAGTTAGAATAAAATTAATATCCTCTGTTCCAATCTTTTCCATAGCATCTAACCCATTTTCTGCAGTTATTACATCATATCCCTTTCCCTTAAGATATAGACTTAATAACTTCCTTGTAGTCTTGTCATCATCAACAATCAGTATCTTCATAAAAGCCCCCTTTTTAGCTCATAGCTCCAGATTTTTGAATTAGCATCTATGAGCCAATATAAACCATGTTACACCTTCTGATAAATTATTACTTTATTAATAACAACTGGTCTGAATGCCCTTGTTACATTGTGAAGGCTTTCAGATGTACCAACAAATAAATAACCATTCGGTCTCAATGAATCATATAGGTTAGCAACTGCCTTTTGCTTTGCCTTATCATCAAAATATATGAGCACATTTCTACAGAATATAACATCAACACCTCTCACTGCCCTAACATCCCTGTCATCTATAAGATTAATTTTCATGAATTTAGTAAGTGATTTTACAGCAGATGATATAGAATATTGTTGATTGGTATTTATAAAATACTTCTTTAAGTATGTGTCAGGAACATTTCTTATAGCATAAGAACCATAAATACCTGCTTTTGCTGAATTTAAAACCGAATCACTAATATCAGATGCATATATCTCTTTTCTAATAGCAGCAGCCTCTGGTTTTTCCATTAGGATCATTGCAATAGTATATGGCTCTTCACCTGTTGAACATGCTGCAGACCATATCTTTATATCCCTCCGTCCTGTTTTTGCATTTTCAGCAACAACTCGATTAAAAAGTTCTCCTGCAAAGACATTAAACTGCTGCGGCTCTCTGAAAAAAAATGTCTCATTTGTTGTCACCAGATTGAACATGGTATTGAGTTCATTTTTATCAGAACCGTATTTTAAAATATAAAGATAGTCTTCGTATCCTTTGAGATTTTTTTCCTGCAGCCTTTTACCAAGCCTATTTTCTAAAAAATATTTTTTATTGTCAGGAATAAATATACCACTTTTTTCGTATATAAAATCCCTTAGTTGTTTAAAAACATCATCAGTCATTAATAAACTCATAGAGAGCTTAATGCCTCCTTTATCTTGTCTCTCACATCAGGATTACTATGTTCTTTGTGCTGTGCTAATACTTCATATGCCTCTCTGCCTCCAATTTCTTTAATCGTATCTATAGCAGACATGACAACCGGGATAAATTCATCACTTAGCATAGTGCTTATCATGTTTATAGCCTCTTCCTTATCACATGAAAATGCTATTGCCTTAATAGTATAAAATCTCACCCATGGGTCATCATCATGCAAGGCATCGAATAATTCATGAGAGCAATAACGGGCTTCGCCAAGACCAACCACTGCAGCCTTTCTTATATCCGGATCACTGTCTCCTAAAAACCAAATCAGCCTTGATACCGCCTTATCAGTGCCTATGCGTCCAAGACCATATATAGCTGCCATCTTTACTTTCTTATTTGGATCATCTGCAAGCACCAATAGAATATCTACATCAGATACTGTCTTTGCAATTATTTCACGAACATTGTCTCTGTAGCCTAAAACATTTGACAGAAAAACATCTGCATCTATTTTTATAAGTGCCTCTACAATCTTCTCTATAACATCGTAATACCTTTCCACCTCTAACAAATCCATCAACGATTTAAATGCATCCTTTGCTCGAATATTTCCTATGGCTTCTATTGCAGAGCGTCTAACATGAGCATCCACATCCTTAATAGATACCTCAATGAGATGTTCTGTGGAATTAGGTTCCCCTATCTCACCAAGTGCCTCTGCAGATGCCCTCCTTAAATCCCTTCTCACATCATCAAGGTAATCAACTAATTTGGAGATAGCCTTTTTGCTTCTTATATTTCCAAGTATTTCTATGGCAAAGGACTTGCCCCTGTATTTAATATCAGGAGAGTCAAGCAGATTTAACAACTCGTCTTCAGAATCTATAGAACTGATAGTGTCTTTTAGCAATCTGATCCTTTCCTCATTTTCAGGCACTGATGGATCTAAAGAGCCTGCAATATCCACTATCACTGGCACCGCTTCTTTACAATTCAAAGAAACAATACCCTTCATGGCTATCTCCTTTTCTTCCCAATCACCATCCTTGAGCATTTTTATAAGATGCTCAGACAGATCAGTCATTTCAGGAGTAATACCTATCTGGATAAGGCTCTTTATAATCGCATTGCCTTCATCTTGAGAAGCCTTTGGCAGATATGATATCAAGGCATCCACTGCCTTTTCAGAGC from Dissulfurispira thermophila carries:
- a CDS encoding chemotaxis protein CheA, with amino-acid sequence MADEMDEIINEFVTEAEETLEKIDPMFVELETKGYDKDILNEIFRGMHTLKGAAGFLGFQQIVDVAHRAESIMKRLRDGEVALSREMMDVILKSVDTLRLLIFHIKLKDGIEEDTSELLKALDSALETAAAGGVIQEKAEVEEERQIEVKVEKVEDKGKEIEEKVEVKVEEKSEPKPQPKPKPKSQHEPVVEQITKEREVVSTLRVDVSRIDKVMDLAGEIVLARNRLLNLASKLDMSYSGDPHVDGLLETTGFLDRVTSDLQLAVMKMRMQPIQKVFGKFPRMVRDLSRNLGKDIDLEIFGEDTEVDKTVIENIGDPLVHIIRNSIDHGIESPEKRQAKGKPPKGRIIISAYQKGTMIVIEVSDDGKGIDVESVKKKALSKGLITEEESQRMSDDAAINLIFLPGFSTKEVSTELSGRGVGMDVVKTNVAKLNGYVEVITKKDVGSTFKISLPLTLAILQAMMVRIGDEYYAIPQSMIEETLRVKKSDIKDVTGQRVLTIRGKVLPMFEMSDVLGVRRKSEIDHDNSYVLVATVGDRRFCISVDELLGQEEIVIKTINGIESEECGILGATITGDGKVVLILDLAVISRGIFRTSK
- a CDS encoding chemotaxis response regulator CheY, with product MFNFGIKVLVVDDFPTMRRIVKNLLKQIGFENIDEAEDGAQALNKLRSGNYGLVVSDWNMPNMEGIDLLRNVRQEAEPLKNIPFLMVTAEAEKEKVIEAIKAGVDNYIVKPFTAEVLKEKLEKIAEKKTSLKAG
- a CDS encoding response regulator; its protein translation is MKILIVDDDKTTRKLLSLYLKGKGYDVITAENGLDAMEKIGTEDINFILTDMNMPYMDGIEFTRNLKSDPTLNSIPIVMITTEADEDEKKRAFEAGVDDYLVKPTNADQINESIKRILKKMFSTGGEGNV
- a CDS encoding CheR family methyltransferase is translated as MSLLMTDDVFKQLRDFIYEKSGIFIPDNKKYFLENRLGKRLQEKNLKGYEDYLYILKYGSDKNELNTMFNLVTTNETFFFREPQQFNVFAGELFNRVVAENAKTGRRDIKIWSAACSTGEEPYTIAMILMEKPEAAAIRKEIYASDISDSVLNSAKAGIYGSYAIRNVPDTYLKKYFINTNQQYSISSAVKSLTKFMKINLIDDRDVRAVRGVDVIFCRNVLIYFDDKAKQKAVANLYDSLRPNGYLFVGTSESLHNVTRAFRPVVINKVIIYQKV
- a CDS encoding HEAT repeat domain-containing protein, whose product is MTRNIKKLIQRLGDNDPVIRRRVAEELSEGDERAIYPLIKSLSDENAGVQDAAMRSLISIGQSNEYFGEIVGYMVLPLLRENSYLRNTALIILTSLDGVVVPLLYPLLKDKDDDVRKFVIDLMGDIKKGVEPSMIMPLLNDHNANVRAAAAKSLGLLGYRDAIPELIKAIKDEEWVCFSVLDALGDLKAVEAVKDIGSLLNSSSEAVCFAAIETLGKIGSEKAVDALISYLPKASQDEGNAIIKSLIQIGITPEMTDLSEHLIKMLKDGDWEEKEIAMKGIVSLNCKEAVPVIVDIAGSLDPSVPENEERIRLLKDTISSIDSEDELLNLLDSPDIKYRGKSFAIEILGNIRSKKAISKLVDYLDDVRRDLRRASAEALGEIGEPNSTEHLIEVSIKDVDAHVRRSAIEAIGNIRAKDAFKSLMDLLEVERYYDVIEKIVEALIKIDADVFLSNVLGYRDNVREIIAKTVSDVDILLVLADDPNKKVKMAAIYGLGRIGTDKAVSRLIWFLGDSDPDIRKAAVVGLGEARYCSHELFDALHDDDPWVRFYTIKAIAFSCDKEEAINMISTMLSDEFIPVVMSAIDTIKEIGGREAYEVLAQHKEHSNPDVRDKIKEALSSL